A genomic window from Terriglobia bacterium includes:
- a CDS encoding fibronectin type III domain-containing protein, translated as MRQIRLARVDTTVALPGEMSLPESRTRWDLTGFSSQETLERTIDVEGKVLTVTDRYRASHVRSVESTEVAIYTDPSGGDAAARWILPDRTPEDLRPGTRRTLSLDLREGASVRHLRIEIETVGVGWVHLPTGPHESALQRAVVADEPDGRGAFGPAVTLYRWVDPLVGVVAETGGVSPAGAMVLEKAISGAADLRIYVDQLWRGTYSGLNYGWDPGVGVSLSALTAQHYATEADVASASSWDFSVTTAGTEVASTTTPVNSSETCNAARCGYNAPGAVLERTDKNFATAVAHNIDRTNDVAQREDRAGDVTIWIRAGAQHEGWWTGFSTPDPSSENRFCYTTDTTTRTPVPLWRFSHPDAATYYFTAGDVWQSGTFACEQNVYNQHCGTNNDIAFNTLYINACTTGGQTYAGRQGSKVVKGGVVTVPSGHTFNALLVRNVAEFCVWGTSSCSFLNFEQVRTVVDLWQVPYLGSVAMVQSPTDAGPADVNGNYPFFTTVDLSNIGFGLFPPRTITAPSATTSTVSLNWDPGQDTHRISGYKVYWDTDSGGSTPYAFDSDGHPGQVSFAGPSATVSGLLFGTPYYFTITSLSNFTDRDSGIATRYESLVYPTQVYGDPSNVYPIEVLKRTACPATSEVTGLVETNLGGGNVQLCWNALGDPGVVNYRVLGADSPTSEANFSLLSDVGLSTCWSGTPSQSYFVVYAMETGGNGCWGHYGH; from the coding sequence GTGCGCCAGATACGCCTGGCACGAGTGGATACCACGGTGGCCTTGCCCGGCGAGATGTCGCTTCCCGAGTCGAGGACGCGCTGGGACCTCACGGGGTTCAGCTCTCAGGAAACCCTCGAGCGGACGATCGACGTCGAGGGGAAGGTCCTCACCGTGACCGACCGTTATCGGGCCAGCCACGTCCGGTCCGTCGAGTCGACGGAGGTGGCGATCTATACCGATCCGTCGGGCGGCGACGCTGCGGCCCGCTGGATCCTCCCGGATCGGACTCCGGAAGACCTGCGGCCGGGGACCCGCCGGACGCTGTCTCTCGATCTGAGGGAGGGCGCGAGCGTCCGGCATCTCAGGATCGAGATCGAGACCGTCGGGGTCGGGTGGGTGCATCTACCCACCGGACCGCACGAGTCGGCGCTGCAGCGCGCGGTCGTCGCCGACGAGCCGGACGGCCGCGGCGCGTTCGGCCCCGCGGTGACACTGTACCGCTGGGTCGATCCCTTGGTGGGGGTCGTCGCCGAGACCGGAGGCGTCTCGCCCGCCGGCGCGATGGTCCTCGAGAAGGCGATTTCCGGCGCCGCGGACCTCAGAATCTACGTGGATCAGCTGTGGAGGGGCACCTACTCCGGCCTCAACTACGGATGGGACCCCGGAGTCGGAGTGTCGCTTTCCGCGCTGACGGCGCAGCATTACGCCACCGAGGCGGACGTCGCGAGCGCCAGCAGCTGGGACTTCTCGGTGACGACGGCCGGAACCGAAGTCGCCTCGACAACGACCCCCGTGAACTCCAGCGAGACGTGCAACGCAGCCCGGTGCGGCTACAACGCCCCCGGAGCCGTGCTCGAGCGGACGGACAAGAACTTCGCCACCGCGGTCGCCCACAACATCGATCGGACGAACGATGTCGCGCAACGGGAGGATCGCGCGGGCGACGTGACGATCTGGATCCGGGCCGGAGCGCAGCACGAGGGGTGGTGGACGGGATTCTCCACGCCCGACCCCTCGAGCGAGAACCGGTTCTGCTATACGACCGACACCACCACGAGGACCCCGGTCCCGCTGTGGAGGTTCTCGCACCCCGACGCCGCGACCTACTACTTCACCGCGGGGGATGTTTGGCAGAGCGGGACGTTCGCGTGCGAGCAGAACGTCTACAACCAGCATTGCGGCACGAACAACGACATCGCGTTCAACACGCTCTACATCAACGCCTGCACGACCGGCGGCCAGACCTACGCGGGGCGCCAGGGGTCGAAGGTCGTGAAGGGAGGCGTCGTCACCGTCCCGTCCGGCCACACGTTCAACGCGCTCCTGGTCCGGAACGTCGCGGAGTTCTGCGTCTGGGGAACGTCCTCCTGCTCATTCCTGAACTTCGAGCAGGTCCGCACGGTCGTCGATCTCTGGCAGGTGCCGTATCTCGGATCCGTCGCGATGGTCCAGTCGCCGACCGACGCGGGACCCGCGGATGTCAATGGCAACTACCCGTTCTTCACCACGGTCGACCTGTCGAACATCGGCTTCGGCCTCTTCCCGCCGCGAACCATCACGGCGCCATCCGCCACGACCAGCACGGTGAGCCTCAACTGGGATCCTGGACAGGACACCCACCGGATCAGCGGCTACAAGGTGTACTGGGACACGGACTCCGGCGGCTCGACCCCGTACGCGTTCGACTCGGACGGCCATCCGGGACAGGTGTCGTTCGCCGGGCCGTCGGCGACCGTCTCGGGACTCCTCTTCGGAACCCCGTATTACTTCACGATCACCTCCCTGTCGAATTTCACCGACCGTGACAGCGGGATCGCCACGCGCTACGAGAGTCTCGTCTACCCGACGCAGGTCTACGGCGATCCCAGCAACGTCTACCCCATCGAGGTCTTGAAGCGAACGGCCTGCCCGGCCACCTCGGAAGTCACGGGGCTCGTCGAGACCAACCTCGGCGGCGGCAACGTCCAGCTGTGCTGGAATGCCCTCGGGGATCCGGGCGTCGTCAACTACCGAGTCCTCGGCGCGGACTCGCCCACGTCGGAGGCGAATTTCTCGCTGTTGAGCGACGTGGGGCTCTCCACCTGCTGGAGCGGCACTCCCTCGCAGTCCTATTTCGTGGTCTACGCGATGGAAACGGGCGGCAACGGCTGCTGGGGTCATTACGGGCACTGA
- a CDS encoding FAD-dependent oxidoreductase, giving the protein MALVKLEIDGKRIIADGNRTVLDVARENGIRTIPTLCHDDRLEPFASCFLCVVKVKGARSLLPACSTKVGPGMVVETDDPEIRRSRKAALELLLSNHYADCVGPCQLACPAEVDIQGYIALAALGKHRDAVQLIKEKNPLPSVCGRVCTRPCEVKGCRRNLLDEAVGIDWIKRYVTDLDLGRDDAWRPEVAPLNGKSVAVVGAGPAGLSCAYYLAVRGYQVNLFEALPEAGGMLRYGIPEYRLPKDVLDLEINQILSLGVRLKTNTLLGRDFTVQSLKRDGHQAVYLGLGAWKSSDMRVKGEDSEGVLSGIEFLKNFGLRRKIDLRGRVLVIGGGNTAIDCARTVLRLGVKEVRLLYRRTRNEMPANAAEIHEAEQEGVNMDFLVAPVRVITAGGRVSGLECLRMELGEPDASGRRSPKPVRGSEFVVDADFILSAIGQATRVPELLDGRVPDFLPFGEVLNLTRWQTIQTNEGTGETSVDGVFAGGDVVTGAATAIEAIAAGRRAAHAIDAYLTGGKARPEPKEFVSRKDTFAKVSVADLRSPAPSRRRPMPLLSVEDRVRGFMEVEQGYTPEDVEKEARRCLECGCTALFECDLRRYATEYGVDISRFLGEATQHKVDTSHPLIELDPNKCILCGRCVRICSEVVGVSAYGYLQRGFSTVVRPAMGGSLLETDCVTCGLCIGTCPTGAIAQKIPLVKPGPWRTRQVPSICSFCGVGCRIAYDTFGDTVVKVSSSEDAPVTFGNHCKKGRFGYDVVHAEDRLAKAKVRAGRVQQDAPIDDAIGYAAMRLRELSRRYTGSEMAVFVSPRFTNEEAYLAQKLARVALRTHDVGSLAHLVNRELQCPEVVSTATYRDVADAQVILLAGSRLDEEHFVADLIVKRAIRGGGKLVYIHPEANPVARFAEVFIRCRPGTEALVLLGIVQEVLAASGAAATDRPWLEEALAGLGGDRLLERTGADPALVKEAARLVGRSLLKVLIFNKDYRGPRTARDGRVYAAAASILGASLLSLREKANMQGLLDMGCFPDWFPGYRSVRDESVVDDLEKEWCVALRDLETAPADLAARLRERKIKVAVVLGEDPLGDPDFPEDLKAGLLATDFLVVGDLVLTETARAAHVVLPLGTVAETSGTYTNSERRIQRIARAVPPATGLETWQVIAQLAGRMGYRFKMKYADVGDVMEEIRRVAPIYRNAAIGEPEAGSVWDLSGFPLARVEPDARDLSVEVAPARTVHLDRMESRFDAWFDGLMNEARRAGAAVAAD; this is encoded by the coding sequence ATGGCCCTCGTCAAGCTCGAGATCGACGGGAAGCGGATCATCGCGGACGGCAACCGGACCGTCCTCGACGTCGCCCGTGAGAACGGGATCCGCACGATCCCGACCCTGTGCCACGACGACCGGCTCGAGCCGTTCGCGTCGTGCTTTCTCTGCGTGGTGAAGGTGAAGGGAGCCCGATCGCTCCTCCCGGCGTGCTCCACGAAGGTCGGTCCCGGAATGGTCGTCGAGACCGACGACCCGGAGATCCGCAGGTCCAGGAAGGCGGCCCTGGAGCTCCTGCTGTCCAACCATTACGCCGACTGCGTCGGCCCGTGCCAGCTCGCCTGCCCGGCGGAAGTGGACATCCAGGGGTACATCGCGCTCGCCGCGCTGGGGAAACACCGGGACGCCGTCCAGCTGATCAAGGAGAAGAACCCCCTGCCGTCGGTCTGCGGACGCGTGTGCACCCGCCCGTGCGAGGTGAAGGGGTGCCGACGCAACCTGCTGGACGAGGCGGTCGGCATCGACTGGATCAAGCGGTACGTCACCGACCTCGACCTCGGCCGCGACGACGCTTGGCGCCCCGAGGTGGCCCCTTTGAACGGGAAGTCGGTCGCCGTCGTGGGAGCGGGGCCGGCCGGGCTTTCGTGCGCCTACTACCTCGCGGTCCGCGGGTACCAGGTGAACCTGTTCGAGGCCCTGCCCGAGGCGGGCGGCATGCTCCGCTACGGCATCCCCGAGTACCGGCTCCCGAAGGACGTTCTCGATCTCGAGATCAATCAGATCCTGAGCCTCGGCGTGCGTCTCAAGACCAACACCCTCCTCGGCCGCGACTTCACGGTCCAGAGCCTGAAGCGAGACGGCCACCAGGCGGTGTACCTGGGCCTCGGCGCGTGGAAGAGCTCGGACATGCGGGTCAAGGGGGAGGACTCCGAGGGCGTCCTCTCGGGCATCGAGTTCCTCAAGAATTTCGGCCTGAGGCGCAAGATCGATCTCCGGGGTCGAGTGCTGGTGATCGGCGGCGGCAACACCGCCATCGATTGCGCCCGCACCGTGCTGCGGCTCGGCGTCAAGGAGGTCCGCCTGCTCTACCGCCGCACCCGGAACGAGATGCCCGCCAACGCCGCCGAGATTCACGAGGCCGAGCAGGAAGGCGTGAACATGGACTTCCTGGTGGCCCCGGTCCGCGTCATCACCGCGGGCGGCCGGGTCAGCGGCCTCGAGTGCCTGAGGATGGAGCTCGGCGAGCCGGACGCCAGCGGGAGGAGGAGCCCGAAGCCGGTGCGTGGCTCCGAGTTCGTCGTGGACGCCGATTTCATCCTGTCCGCCATCGGGCAGGCCACGCGGGTCCCCGAGCTCCTCGACGGACGCGTGCCCGACTTCCTTCCCTTCGGCGAGGTGCTGAACCTCACCCGGTGGCAGACGATCCAGACGAACGAAGGGACCGGCGAGACCAGCGTCGACGGCGTCTTCGCGGGGGGCGACGTGGTCACCGGCGCCGCGACCGCCATCGAGGCGATCGCCGCCGGCCGGAGGGCCGCCCACGCGATCGACGCTTACCTCACCGGCGGAAAGGCCCGGCCGGAGCCGAAGGAGTTCGTGAGCCGCAAGGACACGTTCGCGAAGGTCTCGGTGGCCGACCTGCGGAGCCCGGCGCCGTCGCGGCGCCGTCCGATGCCCCTGCTGTCCGTCGAGGACCGGGTCCGAGGATTCATGGAGGTGGAGCAGGGTTACACCCCCGAGGACGTCGAGAAGGAGGCCCGGCGCTGCCTCGAGTGCGGCTGCACGGCGCTGTTCGAGTGCGACCTGAGGCGCTACGCCACGGAGTACGGCGTCGACATCTCCCGGTTCCTCGGGGAGGCCACGCAGCACAAGGTCGACACGAGCCACCCCCTGATCGAGCTGGACCCGAACAAGTGCATCCTGTGCGGGCGGTGCGTGAGGATCTGCTCCGAGGTGGTCGGCGTGTCGGCCTACGGGTACCTGCAGCGCGGCTTCAGCACGGTGGTCCGCCCCGCCATGGGCGGCTCCCTCCTCGAGACCGATTGCGTGACCTGCGGTCTGTGCATCGGGACCTGTCCCACGGGCGCCATCGCGCAGAAGATCCCGCTGGTGAAGCCGGGGCCCTGGCGGACCCGGCAGGTCCCGTCGATCTGCTCGTTCTGCGGCGTCGGCTGCCGGATCGCGTACGACACGTTCGGGGACACGGTGGTCAAGGTCTCGTCCTCCGAGGACGCCCCGGTCACCTTCGGGAATCATTGCAAGAAGGGGCGGTTCGGGTACGACGTCGTCCACGCGGAGGATCGGCTGGCCAAGGCCAAGGTGAGGGCGGGCCGCGTGCAGCAGGACGCGCCGATCGACGACGCCATTGGCTACGCGGCGATGCGCTTGAGAGAGCTGTCGCGCCGGTACACGGGATCCGAGATGGCGGTGTTCGTCTCGCCGCGCTTCACCAACGAGGAGGCGTACCTCGCCCAGAAGCTGGCGAGGGTGGCGCTCAGGACCCACGACGTCGGATCCCTCGCCCACCTGGTGAATCGCGAGCTTCAGTGCCCGGAGGTCGTCTCGACCGCGACCTATCGCGACGTGGCCGACGCCCAGGTCATCCTCCTCGCCGGATCGCGACTCGACGAGGAGCATTTCGTCGCCGACCTGATCGTCAAGCGCGCGATCCGCGGCGGCGGCAAGCTCGTCTACATCCACCCGGAGGCCAACCCGGTCGCCCGCTTCGCCGAAGTGTTCATCCGCTGCCGGCCAGGAACCGAGGCGCTCGTCCTGCTGGGCATCGTGCAGGAGGTGCTGGCGGCCTCGGGAGCGGCGGCCACGGACCGGCCGTGGCTCGAAGAGGCGCTGGCGGGGCTCGGCGGCGACCGGCTCCTCGAGAGGACGGGGGCGGATCCGGCGCTCGTGAAGGAGGCGGCGCGTCTCGTCGGCCGGAGCCTCCTCAAGGTCCTGATCTTCAACAAGGACTACCGCGGCCCGCGGACCGCGCGGGACGGCCGGGTCTACGCCGCCGCCGCTTCGATCCTGGGTGCCTCGCTCCTCTCGCTTCGCGAAAAGGCGAACATGCAGGGGCTCCTGGACATGGGCTGCTTCCCCGACTGGTTCCCGGGGTACCGGTCGGTCCGCGACGAGAGCGTCGTGGACGATCTCGAGAAGGAGTGGTGCGTCGCGCTCCGGGACCTCGAGACCGCCCCGGCGGATCTCGCCGCGCGGCTCCGCGAGCGCAAGATCAAGGTCGCCGTCGTGCTCGGCGAGGACCCGCTGGGCGACCCGGACTTCCCCGAGGACCTCAAGGCCGGCCTCCTCGCGACGGACTTCCTCGTGGTCGGCGACCTCGTCCTCACCGAGACCGCCAGGGCCGCTCACGTCGTGCTGCCGCTCGGCACCGTGGCGGAGACTTCCGGCACGTACACCAACTCGGAGCGGCGGATCCAGCGGATCGCCCGCGCCGTGCCGCCCGCGACCGGCCTCGAGACGTGGCAGGTGATCGCCCAGCTCGCCGGCAGGATGGGGTACCGGTTCAAGATGAAGTACGCCGACGTCGGCGACGTCATGGAGGAGATCCGCAGGGTCGCGCCGATCTACCGGAACGCCGCGATCGGCGAGCCGGAGGCGGGCTCCGTCTGGGACCTCTCGGGTTTCCCGCTCGCCCGGGTGGAGCCGGACGCGCGCGACCTCTCGGTCGAGGTGGCGCCCGCCCGCACCGTTCACCTCGACCGGATGGAGTCCCGCTTCGACGCCTGGTTCGACGGGCTGATGAACGAGGCGCGCCGCGCCGGCGCGGCGGTGGCCGCGGACTGA
- a CDS encoding TonB-dependent receptor — protein sequence MARPGRRILLLVIALCWLSVAWGQSASSSLRGTVRGLDGKPVAGADVRARSETTGVVRVTTSDARGRFQMNSLPPGIWVVAASLTDGTSSDSRTVTLLLQEATSIELTLGKGLAEKVTVRAEPPIVDNQRVGSEMRVGDSIADSIPIAGRVVTDLPLLDASVRQAPTADFFGERGAVFVVNGQSGRSNSFLVDGLDNNDETSGTSMNSFFSQLVVQDMVLNTSRYAAEFGRASGGIFNIVTRQGGNEETGEFFVQRGAASWNSPGTFVSGLPNPEGSPRTGDQYQLGFRVGGPIREDQAFYFAAYERQRDDRVVPYVGVGRNGAPGGFVIAPAADDNVFLRTDFVLTPSQFLMVRLSADARSTEDLNVGGRTTPETGFRLDEHDVQLASTLTSVLSPNVIHEARLLVSSSDFDQQANSSRPGVDRPSGSFGGNNLNRQLRREDKFQLVDNVTWRGGSHTAKFGLDFARSRTDVRTRFNPNGNFLYSTDTPYDSNSCSVTPSQVTAAIRNGTYPIIPCQPWETGMDRADIGTYPTVYQLIEGEPAANLYDNQIALFAQDTWRLGSRVVLDYGLRYDLDTFRLPPSARVDSPIPNGGAPEDRNNLAPRLGFTFTPGSGRLVVRGGGGVFYDKLSLGFPAVAAITSGTRIGILPVQGTTLEVPVGDKTVALTEDAVEKLGGGNYVKDFLIFPDELILRFSTGTRLDTPYSVESSLGAEVAVGTGGAAQLELVRARGHHLPLMRDLNPVIGVRSCAGPDPANPDPKFRDSCTPVHAASPPGSIAAITTEGESWYTGATLGWRWRGKTSWYQASYTWSRAEDLGPDPLKGGIYLPPDSVNLSGERGPSDADRRHRIVISGASALPWMGLRASGVVQLSSPVPFNVTTGRDDNLDGITTDRPPGVGRNTGEDTPLGPVNEVRASENELRAIRSQPLLAPVTSLHAPAFYQIDLRVSKPFAARDGRTKGEMYLQIFNLLDRFNGGPVEGRAISPDFGRPIGLAGPPRTMELGLRLGY from the coding sequence GTGGCGCGACCGGGCCGACGCATCCTCCTCCTGGTGATCGCTCTGTGCTGGCTCTCGGTCGCGTGGGGGCAATCCGCCTCCTCCTCGCTCCGCGGAACGGTCCGGGGGCTCGACGGCAAGCCCGTCGCGGGAGCGGACGTGCGGGCGAGGTCGGAGACGACCGGCGTCGTCCGCGTCACGACCTCCGATGCCCGAGGGCGTTTTCAGATGAATTCGCTCCCCCCGGGAATCTGGGTCGTGGCGGCCTCGCTCACCGACGGGACGTCCAGCGATTCCCGCACCGTCACGCTCCTCCTGCAGGAAGCGACGTCGATCGAACTCACGCTCGGAAAGGGCCTCGCGGAGAAGGTGACGGTCCGTGCCGAGCCGCCGATCGTGGACAACCAGCGGGTCGGATCGGAGATGCGGGTCGGGGATTCGATCGCCGACTCCATTCCGATCGCCGGGCGCGTCGTCACCGACCTCCCGCTCCTCGATGCGTCCGTTCGACAGGCCCCCACCGCCGACTTCTTCGGGGAGCGGGGCGCGGTCTTCGTGGTCAACGGCCAGTCCGGGCGTTCGAATTCCTTCCTGGTGGACGGCCTCGACAACAACGACGAAACCAGCGGCACGTCCATGAACTCGTTCTTCTCCCAGCTCGTCGTGCAGGACATGGTCCTCAACACGAGCCGGTACGCGGCGGAGTTCGGGAGGGCGAGCGGGGGTATCTTCAACATCGTCACCCGCCAGGGGGGCAACGAGGAAACGGGCGAGTTCTTCGTGCAGCGCGGTGCGGCGTCCTGGAACTCCCCCGGCACGTTCGTTTCAGGGCTGCCGAATCCGGAGGGATCACCGCGGACCGGTGATCAGTACCAGCTCGGATTCCGCGTCGGCGGGCCGATCCGCGAGGATCAGGCGTTCTACTTCGCCGCGTACGAGCGCCAGCGCGATGACCGGGTCGTCCCGTACGTCGGCGTGGGACGGAACGGGGCGCCGGGAGGCTTCGTGATCGCCCCGGCGGCGGACGACAACGTCTTCCTCAGGACCGACTTCGTCCTCACCCCCTCGCAGTTCTTGATGGTCCGGCTCTCCGCGGACGCGAGGTCCACCGAGGACCTGAACGTCGGCGGCCGGACCACCCCGGAGACCGGGTTCCGGCTCGACGAACACGACGTCCAGCTCGCCAGCACGCTCACCTCGGTGCTCTCCCCCAACGTGATCCACGAGGCGCGGCTCCTGGTCTCGTCCTCCGACTTCGATCAGCAGGCGAACTCGAGCCGGCCCGGGGTGGATCGGCCGTCCGGAAGCTTCGGCGGCAACAACCTCAACCGTCAGCTCCGCCGGGAGGACAAGTTCCAGCTCGTCGACAACGTCACCTGGAGGGGCGGGAGCCACACGGCCAAGTTCGGCCTCGACTTCGCGCGCTCGCGGACCGACGTTCGCACCCGGTTCAACCCCAACGGCAACTTCCTGTACTCGACGGACACGCCGTACGATTCGAACAGCTGTTCCGTGACCCCGTCGCAGGTGACCGCCGCGATCCGCAACGGAACGTATCCGATCATCCCGTGCCAGCCCTGGGAGACCGGCATGGATCGGGCGGACATCGGCACCTACCCCACGGTCTACCAGCTCATCGAGGGCGAGCCGGCGGCGAATCTGTACGACAACCAGATCGCGTTGTTCGCGCAGGATACCTGGCGGCTCGGGTCCAGGGTGGTCCTCGACTACGGTTTGCGCTACGACCTCGACACGTTCCGCCTGCCGCCGAGCGCCCGGGTCGATTCGCCGATCCCGAACGGCGGGGCCCCCGAGGACCGGAACAACCTCGCCCCCCGACTGGGCTTCACGTTCACACCCGGGAGCGGGCGGCTCGTCGTTCGGGGCGGGGGAGGCGTCTTCTACGACAAGCTCTCGCTCGGGTTCCCCGCCGTCGCCGCCATCACCTCGGGAACGAGGATCGGGATCCTGCCGGTCCAGGGCACGACGCTCGAGGTGCCGGTCGGAGACAAGACCGTCGCCCTCACCGAAGACGCCGTGGAGAAGCTCGGGGGCGGAAACTACGTCAAGGACTTCCTCATCTTCCCTGACGAGCTGATCCTCCGTTTCTCCACCGGAACGCGGCTCGACACCCCGTACTCCGTCGAGAGCTCCCTCGGCGCGGAGGTCGCCGTGGGAACGGGCGGCGCCGCGCAGCTCGAGCTCGTGCGCGCGCGCGGGCATCACCTCCCCCTCATGAGGGACCTCAACCCGGTCATCGGCGTCCGCAGTTGCGCGGGACCGGATCCGGCGAACCCGGACCCGAAGTTCCGGGACTCCTGCACGCCCGTGCACGCCGCCAGCCCGCCGGGGTCGATCGCCGCCATCACGACGGAGGGGGAAAGCTGGTACACCGGAGCGACCCTGGGCTGGCGCTGGCGAGGGAAGACGAGCTGGTATCAGGCGTCGTACACTTGGTCGCGGGCCGAGGACCTGGGGCCGGACCCGCTCAAGGGCGGGATCTACCTGCCTCCGGATTCCGTGAATCTCTCCGGCGAGAGGGGTCCGTCGGACGCCGACCGGCGGCACCGGATCGTGATCTCAGGGGCGTCCGCGCTGCCCTGGATGGGACTCCGAGCTTCGGGCGTCGTCCAGCTCAGCTCGCCCGTCCCGTTCAACGTGACCACCGGCCGGGACGACAACCTCGACGGCATCACCACCGACAGGCCGCCTGGGGTTGGGCGCAACACGGGCGAAGACACCCCGCTCGGACCGGTGAACGAGGTCAGGGCATCGGAGAACGAGTTGCGGGCGATCCGGAGCCAGCCGCTTCTGGCCCCTGTGACGTCGCTGCACGCTCCGGCGTTCTACCAGATCGACCTGAGGGTGTCGAAGCCTTTCGCGGCGAGGGACGGCCGGACCAAGGGGGAAATGTACCTTCAGATCTTCAACCTGCTCGACCGGTTCAACGGGGGCCCCGTCGAGGGGCGCGCGATCTCCCCGGACTTCGGCAGACCGATCGGCCTCGCGGGACCGCCGCGGACGATGGAGCTCGGACTGAGACTCGGATACTGA
- a CDS encoding NADH-quinone oxidoreductase subunit NuoF has product MTKVIVGFGTCGIAAGAEETYRALGQALGARGDGLSVARTGCIGMCYQEPLVEIRDDSGRRHLYGRVTPDRVSRLVQEHLGQHHPVDEWLVWTDDGAGTESDFLAKQVRIALRNCGNIDPEAIDDYLAAGGYQALRKVLDAGDPEGLISQMVESGLRGRGGAGFLTGLKWRFTRLAKGERKFVICNADEGDPGAFMDRSVLEGDPHSVLEGMAIAAHAIGAGDGYIYARAEYPLAIRRLNIAIAQAERHGYLGDGILGTGLSFHVKLKEGAGAFVCGEETALIGSIEGRRGMPRVRPPFPAVKGLWDCPTNINNVETFANVPWIVGNGPQAFAALGTANSKGTKVFAMAGKVRRGGLVEVPMGISIKEIVYGVCGGIKEGRKFKAVQMGGPSGGCIPSELQDTVIDYESINKTGAIMGSGGLVVMDDSTCMVEVARFFLDFTQRESCGKCTFCRIGSKRMLEVLTRITEGEGKDGDIEMLEDLAHRVKNTSLCGLGQTAPNPVLTTLKYFRSEYEAHISNRKCPAHHCSKLLTYSITDDCTGCTLCVKACPTGAISGEKLQRHVIDGAECIACAACFKVCRAGAVQRD; this is encoded by the coding sequence ATGACCAAGGTGATCGTCGGCTTCGGGACGTGCGGCATCGCGGCCGGGGCCGAGGAGACGTACCGCGCGCTGGGCCAGGCGCTCGGCGCTCGTGGCGACGGCCTCTCGGTCGCCCGGACCGGCTGCATCGGCATGTGCTACCAGGAGCCCCTCGTGGAGATCCGGGACGACTCCGGGCGGCGCCACCTCTACGGCCGCGTGACCCCGGACCGAGTGAGCCGGCTCGTGCAGGAGCATCTCGGCCAGCACCACCCGGTGGACGAGTGGCTGGTCTGGACCGACGACGGCGCCGGAACCGAGTCGGACTTCCTGGCGAAGCAGGTCCGGATCGCCCTCAGGAACTGCGGGAACATCGACCCGGAGGCGATCGACGACTACCTGGCCGCCGGCGGCTACCAGGCCCTCCGGAAGGTGCTCGACGCGGGCGACCCCGAAGGGCTGATCTCGCAAATGGTGGAGTCCGGACTGCGCGGGCGCGGCGGCGCCGGGTTCCTCACCGGCCTCAAATGGAGGTTCACTCGCCTCGCGAAGGGCGAGCGGAAGTTCGTGATCTGCAACGCGGACGAGGGGGATCCCGGCGCGTTCATGGACCGGTCGGTCCTCGAGGGGGACCCTCATTCGGTCCTGGAGGGGATGGCCATCGCGGCCCATGCCATCGGCGCCGGCGACGGCTACATCTACGCCCGGGCGGAGTACCCTCTCGCGATCCGCCGGCTCAACATCGCCATCGCGCAGGCCGAGCGGCATGGCTACCTGGGCGACGGCATCCTCGGCACCGGCCTCTCCTTTCACGTGAAACTCAAGGAAGGCGCCGGCGCGTTCGTCTGCGGCGAGGAGACCGCGCTCATCGGCTCCATCGAGGGGCGCCGCGGGATGCCGAGGGTGAGGCCGCCCTTCCCCGCCGTGAAGGGGCTCTGGGACTGCCCGACCAACATCAACAACGTCGAGACGTTCGCCAACGTCCCTTGGATCGTCGGGAACGGCCCGCAGGCGTTCGCCGCCCTCGGGACCGCGAACAGCAAGGGGACCAAGGTCTTCGCCATGGCGGGGAAGGTCCGCCGCGGGGGCCTCGTGGAGGTCCCGATGGGGATCTCCATCAAGGAGATCGTCTACGGAGTGTGCGGCGGCATCAAGGAGGGGCGGAAGTTCAAGGCGGTGCAGATGGGCGGCCCGTCGGGTGGCTGCATCCCGTCCGAGCTCCAGGACACCGTGATCGACTACGAGTCGATCAACAAGACGGGGGCGATCATGGGGTCGGGCGGCCTCGTGGTGATGGACGACAGTACCTGCATGGTCGAGGTCGCGCGCTTCTTCCTCGATTTCACCCAGCGCGAGTCCTGCGGCAAATGCACGTTCTGCCGGATCGGGAGCAAGCGGATGCTCGAGGTCCTGACCCGCATCACCGAGGGGGAGGGCAAGGACGGCGACATCGAGATGCTCGAGGACCTCGCCCACCGGGTGAAGAACACCTCCCTCTGCGGGCTCGGTCAGACGGCCCCCAACCCGGTCCTCACCACGCTCAAGTACTTCCGGTCGGAGTACGAGGCCCACATCAGCAACCGGAAGTGCCCGGCCCACCACTGCTCGAAGCTCCTGACCTACAGCATCACGGACGACTGCACCGGCTGCACGCTTTGCGTCAAGGCGTGCCCCACCGGGGCGATCAGCGGCGAGAAGCTCCAGAGGCACGTGATCGACGGAGCGGAGTGCATCGCTTGCGCCGCCTGCTTCAAGGTTTGCCGCGCCGGCGCGGTCCAGAGGGACTGA
- a CDS encoding DsrE family protein: MGDSLRDGSVLILVTRDGMGHAEALLQHKLIRNYLGLLDGNDMLPGAIAFYGEGVRLAVEGSPVLDLLASLETKGVHLILCKTCVDHYGIAEKVRAGVIGGMADILAAQWKASKVITI, translated from the coding sequence ATGGGCGATTCGCTTCGGGACGGATCCGTGCTCATCCTGGTCACCCGCGACGGGATGGGTCACGCCGAGGCCCTCCTCCAGCACAAGCTGATCCGGAACTACCTCGGCCTCCTGGACGGGAACGACATGCTGCCGGGGGCCATCGCGTTCTACGGCGAGGGAGTGCGGCTCGCGGTCGAGGGTTCCCCGGTGCTGGATCTCTTGGCGTCGCTCGAGACCAAGGGCGTGCACCTGATCCTCTGCAAGACCTGCGTCGACCATTACGGCATCGCGGAGAAGGTCCGAGCGGGGGTGATCGGGGGGATGGCGGACATCCTCGCGGCCCAGTGGAAGGCGTCGAAGGTGATCACGATCTGA